Proteins encoded in a region of the Kwoniella botswanensis chromosome 2, complete sequence genome:
- a CDS encoding adenine phosphoribosyltransferase has protein sequence MSDVTYLKSLLGVHPDFPKKGVTFLDIFPILRDPVAFETLITHLLHHIITTNAERPDVIVGLDARGFLLGPIIAMRLGCAFVPVRKGGKLPGNVEVVKYAKEYGHDEFEMQSGAIKDGQKCIVIDDLIATGGSASAAGELIKKSGGKTLEYVFIVGLPFLKGHEKLDAPSYWIVEAEDQTIPSISPV, from the exons ATGTCCGACGTAACTTACCTTAAATCGTTACTTGGTGTTCACCCAGATTTCCCTAAGAAG GGAGTAACAttcctcgacatcttccCGATCCTCCGTGATCCCGTCGCTTTCGAGACACTCATCACCCACCTCttacatcacatcatcaccaccaacGCCGAACGACCAGATGTCATTGTAGGTTTGGACGCTCGAGGATTCCTCCTGGGTCCTATCATCGCCATGAGATTGGGATGCGCCTTTGTACCAGTTAGGAAAGGTGGTAAATTACCTGGAAATGTGGAAGTCGTGAAATACGCGAAGGAATACGGTCatgatgagtttgagatgCAGAGTGGAGCTATTAAAGATGGTCAGAAATGTATTGTCATTGA CGACCTCATCGCCACAGGAGGATCAGCCTCAGCCGCAGGTGAACTCATCAAGAAATCAGGTGGTAAGACTTTAGAATACGTCTTCATCGTCGGTCTACCTTTCTTGAAAGGTCATGAGAAATTGGACGCTCCTTCTTACTGGATCGTAGAAGCTGAGGATCAAACTATACCATCCATATCACCAGTATAG